A portion of the Salvelinus alpinus chromosome 33, SLU_Salpinus.1, whole genome shotgun sequence genome contains these proteins:
- the csrp3 gene encoding cysteine and glycine-rich protein 3 — MPNWGGGAKCAACEKTVYHAEEIQCNGRSFHKTCFICMACRKGLDSTTVAAHESEIYCKSCYGKKYGPKGYGYGQGAGALSSDPPGQNLDLQPQDSKPRPTSTNSNSSKFAHRFGSSDCCQRCSKAVYAAEKIMGAGKPWHKTCFRCLLCGKSLESTTVTDKDGELYCKVCYAKNFGPKGKGLGNMGMVEDGE; from the exons ATGCCAAACTGGGGCGGCGGGGCCAAGTGTGCGGCCTGTGAAAAGACTGTGTACCACGCTGAGGAGATCCAATGCAACGGGAGGAGCTTCCACAAGACCTGCTTCATCTGCA TGGCCTGCAGGAAAGGACTGGACAGTACAACAGTCGCAGCGCATGAGTCAGAGATCTACTGCAAGTCCTGCTACGGCAAGAAGTATGGGCCAAAAGGCTACGGGTACGGCCAGGGAGCTGGAGCCCTAAGCTCAGACCCCCCTGGACAGAACCTGGACCTGCAACCTCAAGA CTCAAAGCCTCGCCCCACATCCACAAACTCCAACTCCAGTAAGTTTGCGCATAGGTTTGGAAGTTCAGATTGCTGCCAAAGATGTTCGAAGGCTGTCTACGCAGCAGAGAAGATCATGGGGGCAGGAAAG CCTTGGCATAAAACCTGCTTCCGCTGTTTGCTGTGTGGAAAGAGCCTGGAGTCTACCACAGTGACAGACAAGGATGGGGAACTCTACTGTAAAG TTTGCTACGCCAAGAACTTCGGGCCGAAAGGAAAGGGGCTGGGGAACATGGGAATGGTGGAAGACGGAGAATGA
- the e2f8 gene encoding transcription factor E2F8, producing the protein MSSTLPESQNLNHKTQTTTFNHKGNVFAEPQALTTTPRKASTQGTVLTEIQSNMGPLLTPTKGKETGAGEPWTPTSNLKMLISAASPEIRNREKELCMDPEGRGAMDPELGEEGEKQISRKEKSLGLLCHKFLARYPDYPNPALNNDISLDDVATELNVERRRIYDIMNVLESLHIVSRLAKNRYTWHGRANLPQTLAKLRQVGEEHRYGQQMQQIRQRSLEKEFDSDGDEKENEEVGEVEGGEQGQKEMFFVELPGVEFKAASVNSRKDKSLRVMSQKFVMLFLVSTPRVVSLEVAARILIGEDQVADQDKSKFKTKVRRLYDIANVLRSLKLIEKVHVTEERGRKPAFEWTGPEDFPSVKETTATTATAKRTLESRTSVDNCAKNLFSSPGSKRSFTRHPSLIKLAKSIQEDRRKINSAPTSPVKNDSSSSEFFPTKMAQLAAICKIQLDQQSNEVVDRTPKPAVTVSEAVPDHEQKAAKKPGAPQPPVLTPTEPRASTVHLTPQAQFTPQPTGAMSFHPAQCSPLIPVLLPQLQGGGPYAIYMHHSSFRPHPLTRPQPTSLAVRSMTFEDKTGRSPSDVTVHGHSPATNNQPTSSPSALKRVCSARPSEESPSKAKRIDPSTRDTSPKLCEILQARLKARRGGLLSNRPSPRALHLDPEFVNTPGSSVAAAANQTLEQNMETFLEKEEKVATSDSEAGLTPVRAVPLTPQHLHTETLIPTGYLIPISQQSLFSYKDIHNTESSKATTPTYNIYHTPTAGSRPPPIQEFTPTSLSLHRPPPASPFSTPGHRFHSPSPAILNFTLQNLGLIPGPGSVPACSPGTAQTPEHPSSVPLPPHLGLHQRGGMVFVKPMSPVSVQHQMTGPGGQPLTLISLQQVTTPKGTALTQHSFFHTPVSLSPLATVVTTSHGHTAPAGAKTVYIPQRKLEVTTEDT; encoded by the exons ATGTCGAGCACTTTACCCGAGTCACAGAATCTGAACCATAAAACACAAACCACCACCTTTAACCACAAG GGTAATGTCTTTGCAGAGCCACAAGCACTGACAACAACACCAAGGAAAGCATCTACCCAAGGCACTGTGCTAACAGAGATTCAATCCAACATGGGACCCCTTTTGACCCCAACTAAAGGAAAGGAAACTGGGGCTGGTGAGCCTTGGACTCCAACCTCCAATTTGAAAATGCTGATCAGTGCTGCCAGCCCTGAGAtcaggaacagagagaaagagctgtGTATGGACCCCGAGGGAAGGGGTGCCATG GACCCTGAGcttggagaggaaggggagaaacAGATCAGCAGAAAAGAGAAGAGTCTGGGTTTGCTCTGTCACAAGTTCCTTGCCCGCTACCCCGATTACCCCAACCCTGCACTCAACAACGACATCAGTCTGGATGATGTTGCCACAGAGCTTA ATGTGGAGCGCAGGCGCATCTATGACATCATGAATGTGCTGGAGAGCCTGCACATTGTCAGCCGGCTAGCGAAGAATCGCTACACATGGCACGGGCGCGCTAACCTGCCACAGACCCTGGCCAAGTTGCGGCAGGTGGGCGAGGAGCACCGCTACGGGCAACAGATGCAGCAGATCCGCCAGCGCAGCCTGGAAAAGGAGTTTGACTCGGACGGCGACGAGAAGGAGAACGAGGAGGTGGGGGAAGTAGAGGGAGGAGAACAGGGCCAGAAGGAGATGTTCTTCGTGGAGCTTCCTGGGGTGGAGTTTAAAGCAG CCTCGGTGAACAGCAGGAAGGACAAGTCTCTGAGGGTGATGAGCCAGAAGTTTGTCATGTTGTTCCTGGTGTCCACACCTCGGGTGGTCAGTTTGGAGGTGGCTGCCAGGATCCTCATTGGAGAGGACCAGGTGGCTGATCAGGACAAGAGCAAGTTCAAGA CTAAGGTCCGCAGGCTGTATGATATAGCCAACGTGCTGCGGAGCCTGAAGCTGATAGAGAAGGTCCATGTgacagaggaaagagggaggaagccAGCCTTTGAATGGACCGGCCCTGAGGACTTCCCCAGTGTGAAGG AGACCACTGCCACTACAGCCACTGCCAAGAGGACACTTGAGTCTCGTACCTCCGTAGACAACTGTGCCAAaaatctcttctcctctccgggGAGCAAACGCAGCTTCACCCGTCACCCCTCCCTCATCAAACTGGCCAAGAGCATCCAGGAAGACCGGCGCAAGATCAACTCAGCCCCCACCAGCCCTGTCAAGA ATGATTCCTCGAGCAGCGAGTTCTTTCCCACCAAAATGGCTCAACTAGCGGCAATCTGTAAGATCCAGCTTGACCAGCAATCAAACGA GGTTGTTGACAGGACACCTAAGCCTGCAGTTACTGTGAGTGAGGCAGTGCCAGATCATGAACAGAAAGCTGCTAAAAAGCCAGGAGCTCCCCAGCCGCCAGTATTAACACCCACAGAACCCCGTGCCAGCACTGTCCACCTCACCCCACAGGCACAGTTCACCCCCCAACCTACTGGGGCAATGTCCTTCCACCCTGCCCAGTGTTCACCTCTCATCCCTGTGCTGCTGCCCCAACTCCAGGGAGGCGGACCCTACGCCATCTACATGCACCACTCCTCCTTCAGGCCACACCCCCTAACTAGGCCTCAGCCAACCAGCCTCGCTGTGCGCTCCATGACCTTCGAGGATAAGACGGGGCGGAGCCCGAGTGATGTCACAGTGCACGGCCACTCGCCTGCTACGAACAACCAGCCAACCAGCAGCCCCTCAGCACTAAAACGTGTGTGTTCAGCGAGACCCTCCGAGGAAAGCCCCTCCAAGGCCAAGAGGATTGACCCCAGCACCAGG gacACGTCTCCTAAGCTGTGTGAGATCCTCCAGGCTCGTCTGAAGGCGCGTCGCGGGGGACTCCTCTCCAACCGTCCCTCGCCCCGAGCCCTCCACTTGGACCCCGAGTTTGTCAACACACCTGGGAGTTCAGTGGCCGCCGCAGCCAATCAGACACTGGAGCAGAACATGGAGACCTTcctggagaaggaggagaaggtcgCGACCTCAGACAGCGAGGCAGGGCTCACGCCGGTCAGAGCTGTTCCACTGACCCCCCAACACCTACACACAGAG acTCTGATCCCCACTGGCTACCTGATCCCTATCTCCCAGCAGTCCCTCTTCAGCTACAAAGACATCCACAACACCGAGAGCAGCAAAGCCACCACACCCACCTACAACATCTACCACACACCCACTGCAG gcTCTAGACCACCCCCGATCCAGGAGTTCACCCCCACCAGCCTCTCCCTCCACAGGCCTCCCCCCGCCTCGCCCTTCTCTACCCCGGGGCACCGCTTCCACAGCCCCAGCCCTGCCATCCTCAACTTTACCCTGCAGAACCTGGGCCTCATCCCTGGGCCTGGCTCTGTACCCGCTTGCAGCCCTGGCACTGCCCAAACCCCGGAGCACCCCAGCTCCGTGCCCCTGCCTCCCCACCTGGGCCTGCATCAGAGGGGCGGCATGGTCTTCGTTAAGCCCATGTCCCCCGTGTCAGTCCAACACCAGATGACCGGCCCAGGCGGGCAACCACTCACGCTAATCAGCCTACAGCAG gtGACCACGCCCAAAGGGACAGCCCTCACCCAGCACAGTTTCTTCCacacccctgtctccctctccccgctGGCTACCGTGGTAACCACCAGCCACGGACACACGGCGCCGGCGGGCGCTAAAACCGTTTACATCCCTCAGAGGAAGCTGGAAGTCACCACTGAGGACACCTAA